In a single window of the Euleptes europaea isolate rEulEur1 chromosome 4, rEulEur1.hap1, whole genome shotgun sequence genome:
- the CPLX4 gene encoding complexin-4, which translates to MAFIVKSMISSQVKNLGLGGGSEEKKEEAAPTDPAAAAGMTREEYEEYQKQLIEEKMERDAAFTQKKAGRAVVRVHLREKYRLPKSEVDETQIQLGGDDVDLPDDLLKMVEEDQVEEEDKDSILGQLQNLQNMDLDTIKEKAQTTFTEMKQAAEEKCSVM; encoded by the exons ATGGCTTTCATAGTGAAAAGTATGATAAGCAGCCAAGTGAAAAACTTGGGACTTGGTGGTGGgtctgaagaaaaaaaggaagaagcagcccctacCGATCCTGCTGCAGCCGCTGGGATGACTCGAGAGGAATACGAAGAATATCAAAAGCAGTTGATAGAGGAGAA AATGGAGAGAGACGCCGCATTCACACAAAAAAAGGCAGGGAGAGCCGTTGTGAGGGTTCACTTGAGAGAAAAGTACCGGCTACCCAAG AGTGAAGTGGACGAAACCCAAATCCAGTTGGGCGGCGACGACGTTGACTTGCCAGACGACCTTCTGAAAATGGTGGAAGAAgaccaagtagaagaagaagacaaggATTCTATTCTGGGGCAGCTCCAGAATCTCCAGAACATGGACTTAGATACCATCAAAGAAAAGGCCCAGACGACTttcacagaaatgaagcaagcGGCTGAAGAGAAATGTTCTGTGATGTAA